Proteins found in one Bremerella volcania genomic segment:
- a CDS encoding winged helix-turn-helix domain-containing protein: MAGKKTATQPKLSQIDAAIKVLRQARKPMSCKEMIEAMERKNLWTSPGGKTPQATLYASIIRDIGKGKDARFKKTGPGRFTLAAKKRRASK; the protein is encoded by the coding sequence ATGGCAGGAAAGAAGACCGCAACCCAACCGAAGCTGAGCCAGATCGATGCAGCCATCAAGGTGCTGCGGCAAGCCCGAAAGCCCATGAGCTGCAAAGAGATGATCGAGGCGATGGAAAGGAAAAACCTGTGGACCTCGCCCGGCGGCAAGACGCCGCAGGCCACCTTGTACGCTTCGATCATTCGAGACATCGGCAAGGGAAAGGACGCCCGTTTCAAGAAGACCGGCCCCGGTCGTTTCACCTTGGCGGCGAAGAAACGGAGGGCGTCCAAATGA
- a CDS encoding AAA family ATPase yields the protein MEGAMVVATWDAPDEAAIALAWNDRRQARREAELLVPSAEMYGDPDMESDQVVYHTGHEVAACRTRGRCQAMEMAKQLWWELCEAGATNGQVADEIVPPWQKAVDAWAKAEINPKRIVPPPRPEDFLTEGLRGMLEAPKPAKPTPAPAPLWRPPAPPHAIKRRLKDVERELLDWLWPGRIPLGKLTLLAGDPGLGKSFVTLDIAARVSRGEPWPDLPLLKQSPAGVVLFNAEDDLADTIAPRLDKAGADDGNIVAVEGVAEGGRRRHFSLEADLPRLEEVMQEMPDARLVVIDPISAYTGSVDSHKNTDVRGLLAPLADLAGRHRVAIVAVTHLSKSGGAKAVYRAMGSLAFAAASRAVWAVAKDQENPERRLFLPGKLNLARDPDGLAYRIVDSRVAWELEPVRMHADEAFAAELKSTSDKSTQGAERREVVAWLRNELAEGRQPSKQVIADARENGFSERTLRRAFKEIEGRSKKDGGKWYWSLPDQDGHQDCHQPPSQ from the coding sequence ATGGAGGGCGCTATGGTGGTCGCCACCTGGGATGCGCCCGACGAGGCAGCCATCGCCCTGGCCTGGAACGACCGGCGGCAGGCAAGACGGGAAGCCGAACTGCTCGTGCCGAGCGCCGAGATGTACGGCGATCCCGACATGGAGAGCGACCAGGTGGTCTACCACACGGGCCACGAGGTTGCCGCATGTCGCACGCGCGGACGTTGCCAGGCAATGGAGATGGCCAAGCAACTCTGGTGGGAACTGTGCGAAGCGGGTGCGACCAACGGCCAAGTCGCGGACGAGATTGTGCCGCCGTGGCAGAAGGCGGTCGATGCGTGGGCGAAAGCGGAGATCAATCCGAAGCGGATCGTACCACCGCCACGGCCCGAGGATTTTCTGACGGAGGGACTGCGCGGCATGCTTGAGGCACCGAAGCCGGCAAAGCCAACACCGGCACCAGCGCCGCTCTGGCGACCACCGGCACCGCCTCACGCGATCAAGAGGAGGTTGAAAGACGTGGAACGTGAACTACTTGACTGGTTGTGGCCTGGGCGGATTCCGCTGGGCAAGCTGACTCTGTTGGCCGGCGATCCAGGTCTGGGAAAGTCATTCGTCACGCTGGACATCGCCGCTCGCGTTTCGCGCGGCGAGCCGTGGCCCGACCTGCCCTTGCTCAAGCAGTCGCCGGCGGGCGTCGTGCTCTTCAACGCCGAGGACGATCTGGCCGACACCATCGCGCCGCGATTGGACAAGGCCGGCGCGGACGACGGGAACATAGTGGCCGTCGAAGGCGTGGCCGAAGGTGGCAGACGCCGGCACTTCTCGCTTGAGGCCGACCTCCCACGCCTTGAGGAAGTCATGCAAGAGATGCCCGACGCGCGCCTGGTCGTGATCGATCCGATTTCGGCCTACACCGGCAGCGTTGATTCCCACAAGAACACGGATGTCCGAGGTCTACTCGCGCCGCTTGCCGATTTGGCTGGCCGCCATCGGGTGGCGATTGTCGCTGTGACCCATCTCAGCAAGTCGGGTGGCGCGAAAGCGGTGTACCGTGCGATGGGCTCGCTGGCATTCGCGGCCGCTTCACGCGCCGTGTGGGCGGTGGCCAAGGACCAGGAGAATCCCGAGCGACGATTGTTCCTGCCCGGCAAGCTAAACCTCGCACGCGATCCCGACGGCCTGGCGTACCGCATCGTCGACAGCCGCGTGGCATGGGAACTCGAACCGGTTCGCATGCACGCCGACGAGGCCTTCGCGGCGGAATTGAAATCGACCAGCGACAAGAGCACTCAAGGCGCGGAGCGACGTGAGGTCGTCGCCTGGTTGCGCAACGAGCTCGCTGAAGGTCGCCAGCCATCGAAACAGGTGATTGCGGATGCGAGAGAGAACGGCTTCTCGGAGCGAACGCTCCGGCGTGCGTTCAAGGAGATCGAAGGTCGGTCCAAGAAGGATGGTGGCAAGTGGTATTGGAGCCTGCCGGATCAAGATGGCCACCAAGACTGCCACCAACCCCCGTCTCAATAA
- a CDS encoding phage major capsid protein, giving the protein MSTATEELLLATSDVDIQAAGKTPAVTIVAYTGGEMVVPGWGPLVLDLAGVDVSASQISILADHDSTLRGVVGFGQASVANGKLLVAGTIAPTNEAAKQIIELARSGFQFQASVGVAPGESKRVRAGDIVEVNGRTIRATGSGFTLVRSSALKEVSIVAIGADAGTSVAIAASQEGEEALMTTTEKTAEDIRAEAAAETERITAIRRACNGEHGDIEAQAIREGWSGQQTELAVLRASRPRGPYIQTTTVAPTRDVIEAAVLVHMGHENLVEKHLGPQTAQQARELRATSLVDLCRAALMVEQRDAPSGREALIRAALSTYSLPVALGNAANKVLLDAYTESPATWRAFAAIKSAADFKDHTGIRPSDTGDLTQVAPGGELKHGSIDEATYQYSVDTFGKMLSIDRRDIINDDLGLFEDTAMSLGRAAMRAVSDLAYTTLLGGAGSFFSAGNGNFDTGAGSTLDAIALATGIARMMAQRDDEDRDLDIRPRTLLVPPELQQTAKELLQSDFIQRANNDEPTGNALKNVVSLEVEPRLSNSARFTGTSDKAWYLFAGRQDAAIVVAFLQGKQSPTVEFFGFDADPNKLAATWRVYHDFGSALGDYRAAYKADGE; this is encoded by the coding sequence ATGTCCACAGCGACTGAAGAACTGCTGCTCGCGACAAGCGACGTGGATATTCAGGCCGCCGGCAAAACGCCGGCCGTCACCATCGTCGCCTACACAGGCGGTGAGATGGTCGTGCCTGGATGGGGACCGCTAGTTCTCGACCTGGCCGGCGTCGACGTCTCGGCGTCTCAGATCAGCATCCTGGCCGACCACGACTCTACGCTGCGAGGTGTTGTGGGTTTCGGGCAGGCGTCGGTCGCCAACGGCAAGTTGCTAGTCGCCGGCACGATCGCGCCCACCAATGAGGCCGCGAAGCAGATCATCGAGCTGGCTCGCAGCGGGTTTCAGTTTCAGGCGTCGGTCGGTGTTGCTCCGGGCGAATCGAAGCGAGTACGCGCCGGCGACATTGTTGAAGTAAACGGGCGGACGATCAGGGCGACCGGTAGCGGGTTCACGCTGGTGCGGTCGTCCGCGCTCAAGGAAGTCAGCATTGTGGCGATTGGTGCCGATGCCGGAACGTCGGTCGCGATCGCCGCTTCGCAGGAAGGAGAAGAGGCTCTCATGACAACCACAGAAAAAACCGCCGAGGACATCCGTGCCGAAGCGGCTGCCGAAACCGAACGGATCACGGCGATTCGTCGTGCCTGCAATGGCGAACACGGCGACATCGAGGCGCAGGCCATCCGAGAAGGCTGGTCCGGACAGCAGACGGAACTGGCCGTGCTGCGAGCGTCGCGCCCGCGCGGTCCGTACATCCAAACGACGACGGTCGCGCCCACGCGCGACGTGATCGAAGCGGCCGTGCTGGTCCACATGGGCCACGAGAATCTGGTCGAGAAGCACCTTGGCCCGCAAACCGCCCAACAAGCCCGCGAGCTGCGGGCCACGAGCCTCGTTGATCTATGCCGGGCGGCACTGATGGTCGAACAGCGCGACGCGCCATCGGGACGCGAGGCCCTGATCCGCGCGGCGCTGTCGACTTACTCTCTTCCCGTCGCGCTTGGGAATGCGGCGAACAAGGTGCTTCTCGATGCTTACACCGAGTCGCCGGCCACCTGGCGTGCGTTCGCGGCGATCAAGTCGGCTGCCGACTTCAAGGATCACACCGGCATCCGACCGAGTGATACCGGTGACCTGACGCAGGTTGCGCCGGGCGGCGAACTGAAGCACGGCAGCATCGACGAGGCGACCTACCAGTATTCGGTCGATACCTTTGGCAAGATGCTGTCGATTGACCGGCGCGACATCATCAACGACGACCTCGGTCTGTTCGAGGACACGGCGATGTCGCTCGGTCGAGCGGCCATGCGCGCGGTCAGCGATCTGGCCTACACGACGCTGCTCGGTGGGGCCGGCTCGTTCTTCAGCGCCGGCAACGGCAACTTTGACACCGGTGCCGGATCGACGCTCGACGCGATCGCGCTGGCGACCGGCATCGCTCGCATGATGGCGCAGCGGGACGACGAGGATCGCGACCTCGACATCCGACCTCGCACGTTACTTGTGCCGCCCGAGTTGCAGCAGACCGCCAAGGAGCTGCTGCAGTCCGACTTTATCCAGCGGGCGAACAACGACGAGCCGACGGGCAATGCCCTCAAGAACGTCGTGTCGCTCGAGGTCGAACCGCGGCTGTCGAACTCAGCTCGCTTCACCGGCACCAGCGATAAGGCATGGTATCTGTTCGCCGGCCGGCAGGACGCGGCAATCGTCGTGGCATTCCTGCAGGGCAAGCAGAGCCCGACGGTTGAGTTTTTCGGCTTCGACGCCGATCCCAACAAGCTCGCCGCGACGTGGCGAGTCTATCACGACTTCGGTTCCGCGCTGGGCGATTATCGCGCCGCGTACAAGGCCGACGGCGAATAG
- a CDS encoding RNA polymerase sigma factor, whose translation MTDYFDTPDDLHPFAEALVKKLIAAKRPHGWDDHRTEDAIQELFLAGWQVLCETKDVGLAKNRMASRQYNLLRDFYSEGKREPKAVSRIDSDNQPGNIEGYATPRTSRCRDPAVDGLIRDYLGSLPERRREVCTLWMAGCTVDEIARETGIPKRTVQRELSIIKEGEQG comes from the coding sequence ATGACCGATTACTTCGACACCCCCGATGATCTCCACCCGTTTGCGGAGGCGTTGGTCAAGAAACTCATCGCGGCCAAGCGACCGCATGGCTGGGACGACCATCGCACGGAGGATGCGATTCAGGAGCTGTTTCTGGCCGGCTGGCAGGTCTTGTGTGAGACGAAGGACGTCGGTCTTGCCAAGAACCGCATGGCGAGCCGGCAGTACAACCTCCTCCGTGACTTCTACTCGGAAGGCAAACGCGAGCCGAAGGCTGTCTCACGAATCGACTCTGACAACCAGCCGGGAAACATCGAGGGTTATGCGACGCCGCGCACTTCGCGTTGTCGCGACCCGGCCGTCGACGGGTTGATTCGCGACTATCTCGGCAGCCTGCCGGAACGAAGGCGGGAAGTCTGCACGCTGTGGATGGCCGGCTGCACGGTCGACGAAATCGCCAGGGAGACGGGAATTCCCAAGCGAACCGTCCAACGCGAACTCTCAATCATCAAAGAAGGAGAACAAGGATGA
- a CDS encoding S8 family serine peptidase — translation MQRRFTVVITTLLLTLSSTVSYARTWTERSSGRTVNADLVSFAGDVVKIRRQSDGRVFAVPVERLSDVDRTFVESASQTRPEATPRKGNVRFVAFNAQAQDEYSAEQLNASKRIVCVWKKGTAQAAMRTIEAVGLKVTYLGSAIPFGVCTGQLTEDGLKRLRSDPSIQSVEPDIELVVDDAQPEVRQITDEVLAAYEHAGRMVCVWKKGKKKESLEMLAQMEKEGKLRVIHKLETTPIAFCDWKPPLQQATLVQLQKSPMLDYVEPDLTLVKDNPTKGREIVFPNGTPKTVVSKGVVLTTPDDPEIAKLWGMDSIKAKKAWTCANQTDVVVAVIDSGVDYNHPDLKANVWVNTGEIPNNGVDDDSNGHKDDYYGLNFTQLPPTTDTLDRYGHGSHVAGTIGAVGNNKLGVAGVNWRVQVMGLKVFDDAGTAPVGSALASAIDYAVARKVRVINLSLRWGSERAFLKRVIDGAEDKGVLIVCSAGNLNRGDDPRTIDNDVVPQFPASFPNDNVIAVANITEREQLNASSHFGLRSVDLGAPGTDIYSTVPTSVKASGYDSYTGTSMASPHVAGAAALIWGHKRYSSGDFKAIRKLLLDNARSIPALSGKCVTGGTLDIGFLCKQSPPPIGKKPPIVICPPPRCYIPCPPRRHVFYRFRCGSR, via the coding sequence ATGCAAAGACGATTCACGGTTGTTATCACAACCTTACTGTTGACTCTCTCTTCTACTGTTTCTTATGCCCGCACCTGGACCGAGCGGTCATCCGGACGAACAGTCAATGCAGATCTCGTCTCCTTTGCTGGCGACGTCGTAAAGATCAGACGCCAGAGCGATGGCAGAGTCTTCGCTGTCCCCGTCGAACGGTTGAGCGACGTTGACCGAACCTTTGTGGAATCTGCTTCTCAAACGCGCCCTGAGGCAACGCCCCGAAAAGGCAACGTTAGGTTTGTGGCGTTTAATGCGCAGGCCCAGGATGAGTACAGTGCTGAGCAACTCAATGCGTCGAAACGCATCGTCTGTGTCTGGAAAAAAGGCACGGCTCAAGCAGCCATGAGGACGATTGAAGCGGTCGGTCTGAAGGTCACGTACCTTGGCTCTGCAATCCCGTTCGGCGTTTGCACCGGACAACTCACCGAGGACGGACTCAAGCGGCTGAGGAGCGACCCGTCGATCCAAAGTGTCGAACCTGACATCGAGTTGGTCGTTGACGACGCGCAGCCCGAAGTGCGGCAGATTACGGACGAAGTCTTGGCAGCATACGAACACGCTGGCCGTATGGTGTGCGTCTGGAAGAAGGGGAAGAAGAAGGAAAGTCTCGAGATGCTTGCGCAAATGGAGAAAGAAGGAAAGCTGCGCGTGATTCACAAACTCGAGACCACTCCAATCGCCTTCTGTGACTGGAAGCCGCCACTGCAGCAAGCAACGCTGGTGCAACTGCAAAAATCGCCAATGCTGGATTACGTTGAACCAGATTTGACGCTGGTGAAGGACAACCCAACCAAAGGTCGAGAGATTGTATTCCCGAACGGGACACCCAAGACGGTCGTGTCTAAAGGCGTTGTACTGACCACGCCAGATGATCCAGAGATTGCCAAGCTCTGGGGAATGGATTCCATCAAGGCGAAGAAGGCGTGGACCTGTGCCAACCAAACAGATGTTGTTGTGGCAGTGATCGATTCGGGCGTCGATTATAATCATCCGGACCTGAAGGCCAACGTGTGGGTCAATACGGGTGAGATCCCTAACAACGGAGTTGATGACGACAGTAACGGCCACAAGGATGACTACTACGGCCTGAACTTCACTCAACTTCCACCTACAACGGATACGCTCGATAGATACGGACACGGTAGCCACGTCGCCGGAACTATCGGTGCCGTTGGCAACAACAAGCTCGGAGTCGCAGGCGTCAATTGGCGTGTGCAGGTCATGGGACTCAAAGTTTTTGATGACGCTGGAACTGCACCAGTTGGAAGCGCTCTAGCTTCTGCCATCGATTATGCTGTCGCGAGGAAAGTTCGCGTCATCAACTTGAGTCTTCGCTGGGGAAGTGAGCGGGCTTTCTTGAAACGTGTTATTGATGGAGCGGAAGACAAGGGCGTTCTGATTGTATGCTCAGCTGGCAATCTAAATCGTGGTGATGATCCACGCACGATTGATAATGACGTCGTGCCCCAGTTCCCCGCGTCCTTTCCGAATGACAACGTCATCGCGGTTGCGAACATCACGGAGAGAGAACAGCTTAATGCGAGTAGTCATTTTGGATTGCGGAGCGTCGATTTGGGTGCTCCCGGGACAGACATTTACAGCACTGTGCCAACTTCTGTAAAGGCATCGGGTTATGACTCGTACACTGGGACATCCATGGCAAGTCCGCATGTCGCAGGTGCGGCGGCGCTGATTTGGGGACATAAGAGGTATAGCAGTGGCGATTTCAAGGCGATTCGAAAGCTACTTCTAGACAATGCTCGCTCAATTCCCGCGTTGTCGGGAAAGTGCGTAACTGGCGGCACTCTTGACATTGGCTTCTTGTGTAAGCAGAGCCCGCCACCTATCGGAAAGAAACCGCCAATCGTGATTTGCCCCCCACCTCGTTGTTACATCCCGTGTCCCCCGCGCCGCCACGTCTTTTATCGCTTCCGTTGTGGTAGTCGGTAG
- a CDS encoding phage portal protein, with product MFRWLANLFTKTTSRPLTRAARVLRARYDAAVTNDDNRRHWAGADGLSANAANSAEVRRILRNRARYEVANNSYARGIVLTLANDAIGTGPRLQVLTDDADANRRIEREFGAWSRAVNLPEKLRTMRMSRAQDGEAFAVLTSNPVLPTAIQLDLRLIEADQVCTPDLNALITNGIDGIVFDDAGNPIEYHVLKSHPGEAVRLTRDYDRLPAEAMIHLFRLDRPGQARGIPDIMPALPLFAQLRRFTLAVLAAAETAADFAGILYTDAPANGEADAAEPFEPIELEQRALLTMPGGWKMSQLEAEQPATTYGEFKHEILNEIARCLNMPFKKGVQEAGFSSTTCSIRHFCINVIESKRNAQQECSCWA from the coding sequence ATGTTCCGTTGGCTCGCCAATCTGTTCACCAAGACGACTAGCCGCCCGTTGACGCGGGCCGCGCGAGTGCTTCGCGCCCGCTACGATGCGGCCGTCACCAACGACGATAACCGTCGGCATTGGGCCGGCGCGGATGGACTGTCCGCCAACGCGGCCAATAGCGCCGAGGTACGTCGCATTCTGCGTAATCGAGCACGCTATGAGGTAGCCAACAACAGCTACGCCCGTGGCATTGTGTTGACGCTGGCCAACGACGCGATCGGCACCGGACCTCGGCTGCAGGTACTGACGGATGACGCCGACGCCAATCGCCGGATCGAACGAGAGTTTGGCGCGTGGTCCAGAGCCGTCAACCTGCCCGAGAAACTTCGCACGATGCGAATGTCGCGCGCCCAGGACGGTGAAGCGTTCGCCGTGTTGACAAGCAATCCCGTGCTGCCGACGGCGATCCAACTCGACCTGCGGTTGATTGAAGCCGACCAGGTTTGCACGCCCGACTTGAATGCTTTGATCACCAATGGCATCGACGGCATCGTGTTTGACGACGCCGGCAATCCGATCGAATACCACGTGCTCAAGTCGCATCCAGGCGAAGCCGTTCGGCTGACGCGAGACTACGACCGCCTGCCCGCCGAAGCGATGATTCACTTGTTCCGCCTCGACCGACCCGGCCAGGCACGCGGCATTCCCGACATCATGCCGGCGCTGCCGCTGTTTGCACAGTTGCGGCGATTCACGCTGGCCGTGCTTGCGGCCGCTGAAACGGCTGCCGACTTCGCCGGCATCCTCTACACCGACGCGCCAGCCAACGGCGAGGCGGACGCCGCCGAACCATTCGAGCCCATCGAACTGGAACAGCGGGCGCTGCTCACCATGCCTGGCGGTTGGAAGATGAGCCAGCTCGAAGCCGAACAGCCCGCGACGACCTATGGCGAGTTTAAGCACGAGATTCTCAACGAGATTGCCCGCTGCCTGAACATGCCTTTCAAGAAGGGCGTTCAAGAGGCGGGATTTTCGTCAACAACCTGTTCGATTCGGCATTTCTGTATCAACGTCATTGAGTCAAAAAGAAATGCCCAGCAGGAATGCTCCTGCTGGGCGTAA
- a CDS encoding ankyrin repeat domain-containing protein, producing MSQLKKAIVAGDVERARQLLNENPKLASTPIRWGSILNSCQTEPLHFLSDGPFNQLWDHGRQAELAQILIDAGAPVDGLPGAGETPLHGAASLGEAGVAEVLIDAGANMEAVASYPGIPDGTPLDFAVHFGMVEVVDLLVREGAKILSTRIAAGAGQLDRVRADLESASFSDEQVFDVLRCAAVCDRVPLVEYLLDSGLDVNVTDGKATALHWAAWEAKPNMVSFLLNRGADATILDAKHHMSASGWAQHRRKEVGSRWGHDEVLAVLSRRTPDLR from the coding sequence ATGAGTCAACTTAAGAAGGCGATTGTCGCTGGCGATGTCGAACGCGCCCGACAGCTTCTGAATGAAAACCCAAAACTAGCTTCCACGCCGATCCGCTGGGGCAGCATTCTGAACAGCTGCCAGACTGAGCCGCTTCACTTCTTGAGCGATGGCCCCTTCAATCAACTCTGGGATCATGGCCGGCAGGCGGAGTTGGCACAGATTCTGATCGACGCGGGCGCGCCGGTGGACGGACTTCCCGGCGCAGGCGAAACGCCTCTTCACGGCGCAGCGAGTTTGGGAGAAGCGGGCGTCGCGGAAGTTTTGATCGACGCCGGCGCGAACATGGAAGCCGTTGCCTCGTATCCCGGCATCCCCGATGGCACGCCGCTGGATTTCGCCGTTCATTTCGGCATGGTCGAAGTTGTCGACCTGCTCGTAAGAGAGGGTGCGAAAATCCTATCGACACGAATCGCGGCCGGAGCTGGACAACTCGATCGAGTGCGGGCGGACCTTGAGTCGGCATCCTTTTCCGATGAGCAAGTCTTTGATGTGCTGAGGTGTGCCGCAGTCTGCGATCGTGTACCCCTCGTGGAATACTTGCTCGATAGCGGTCTGGATGTGAACGTGACGGATGGGAAAGCGACCGCATTGCACTGGGCGGCATGGGAAGCGAAGCCGAACATGGTGTCGTTTCTATTGAACCGTGGCGCGGACGCCACCATCCTTGATGCCAAGCATCACATGTCGGCAAGCGGGTGGGCTCAACATCGACGCAAGGAGGTCGGTTCCAGATGGGGCCATGACGAGGTCCTTGCAGTCCTCTCCAGGCGCACACCCGACTTGCGCTAA
- a CDS encoding heavy metal-responsive transcriptional regulator yields MPDEYTISQLAKAADIPTTTVRYYERIGLVEPENRSQGNYRLYSGESLNKLKFIRAAQAIGFTLEDVKALLSDDEGGIPTCGNVQSLIEERLADIEQRLKDLRHVRKVLKNALEECQTQKKSDCCQVVAGLKAQ; encoded by the coding sequence ATGCCCGACGAATACACCATCAGCCAGTTGGCCAAAGCGGCTGACATTCCGACAACGACTGTTCGCTACTATGAGCGAATCGGTCTCGTTGAACCCGAGAATCGCAGCCAGGGAAACTACCGGTTGTACAGCGGTGAGTCGCTCAACAAGCTGAAGTTCATCCGCGCGGCACAAGCGATCGGGTTTACGCTCGAGGACGTGAAGGCGTTGCTCTCCGACGACGAAGGCGGCATTCCGACGTGCGGCAACGTGCAGAGCCTGATTGAGGAGCGACTGGCGGACATCGAGCAGCGGCTGAAGGATCTTCGGCACGTCCGCAAAGTGTTGAAGAACGCGCTCGAGGAATGCCAGACTCAAAAGAAATCAGACTGCTGCCAGGTTGTGGCAGGATTGAAGGCCCAATGA
- a CDS encoding mercuric transporter MerT family protein, which yields MNQNAATATRQTCPTCGQKARRVSLHTIRSLLKEPAASGFQNGESCCQTDGTGCHAITEDTGWRFCDSPACDVVYFAEQSDDTFVKSQLKVDVGVKETAGDRPLCYCFDHSVTSIKRELEATGESTAVEDIRSRMKGEGCHCEVTNPSGSCCLGSVAKGIEIAKGELVTTESHIDSKPPSGRGEKIAKVGTIVSAIMASSCCWLPLVLLAVGVSGAGIAAALETYRPLFMLITFGFLGAAFYFTYRPRPASDANQDASCCDSTMVGESDCCAPETTSRWSMAAMNKVMLWVVTGLAIAFLAFPSYVGLLFGAGHNVVVTDDMNRAVLTIEGMTCEGCATTVAEAIKRVDGVIAVEVNYETKQATIGAEDCCPVPIKEIQSALAKAGYAGEPIDPTD from the coding sequence ATGAACCAGAACGCGGCAACCGCAACCAGACAGACGTGCCCGACTTGTGGCCAAAAAGCACGACGTGTTTCGCTTCACACGATTCGCAGCCTGTTGAAGGAACCCGCTGCATCAGGATTCCAAAACGGCGAATCGTGTTGCCAGACCGATGGAACGGGATGTCACGCAATCACCGAAGACACCGGCTGGCGTTTCTGTGACTCGCCGGCATGCGACGTTGTGTACTTCGCAGAGCAGAGTGACGATACGTTTGTCAAATCACAATTGAAAGTTGACGTGGGCGTCAAGGAGACAGCTGGCGACCGCCCTCTCTGTTATTGTTTTGACCACTCGGTGACCAGCATCAAGCGTGAGCTGGAGGCAACGGGAGAATCGACGGCGGTCGAGGATATCCGCTCCCGGATGAAAGGAGAGGGGTGCCATTGTGAAGTGACCAACCCCAGCGGATCCTGTTGCCTCGGAAGCGTGGCCAAGGGAATCGAAATCGCGAAGGGTGAACTGGTTACGACGGAGTCGCACATTGATTCCAAACCTCCTTCGGGCCGGGGAGAGAAGATCGCCAAGGTCGGGACCATCGTCTCTGCGATCATGGCATCGAGTTGCTGCTGGCTCCCGTTGGTCCTATTGGCCGTAGGCGTATCCGGTGCCGGCATCGCGGCCGCGCTCGAAACCTATCGGCCCCTGTTCATGCTCATCACATTCGGGTTTCTGGGAGCCGCCTTCTACTTCACTTACCGGCCTCGGCCAGCAAGCGATGCGAACCAGGACGCGTCGTGCTGCGACTCGACGATGGTAGGCGAATCAGACTGCTGTGCGCCCGAAACGACGTCGCGCTGGAGTATGGCCGCGATGAACAAAGTCATGCTGTGGGTCGTCACTGGGCTGGCGATCGCGTTCCTGGCCTTCCCAAGCTATGTCGGTCTGCTCTTCGGTGCAGGACACAACGTGGTCGTAACCGATGATATGAACCGCGCGGTTCTCACAATTGAGGGCATGACTTGTGAAGGATGCGCGACGACAGTTGCTGAAGCGATCAAACGTGTGGACGGTGTGATCGCGGTGGAAGTGAACTACGAAACGAAGCAAGCGACCATCGGGGCGGAAGACTGCTGTCCCGTGCCGATTAAGGAAATCCAGTCTGCTCTCGCCAAGGCCGGTTACGCCGGCGAGCCAATCGACCCAACGGACTAA
- a CDS encoding thioredoxin family protein, producing MHLDRDVFDVTFDSSKAQASDLVAIIAEAGYSARIITGDTSEPTVADVDYPALLPSVFDRARSAGKPVVLYFGASWCVPCRRMSQETFADPTVKSLLDRCIFEKIDADERADLSKQAGARALPDVRFVSADGKEMKRITSFLGPNLFADELRQLLGDEPVDNTVEEGKSVELHDLSPEADQLREAFVKASGKVRVVMLVSPG from the coding sequence ATGCATCTCGATCGAGACGTATTCGATGTCACGTTTGATTCATCGAAGGCGCAAGCGTCCGATCTCGTCGCCATCATCGCCGAGGCCGGCTACTCGGCGAGAATTATCACGGGCGATACGTCCGAACCTACCGTTGCCGATGTCGACTATCCCGCGCTTTTGCCTTCCGTATTCGACCGGGCGAGATCCGCCGGCAAACCGGTCGTGTTGTACTTTGGGGCGTCATGGTGCGTTCCTTGCCGCCGCATGTCCCAAGAAACGTTTGCAGATCCGACGGTAAAAAGCCTGCTCGACCGCTGCATCTTTGAGAAGATCGACGCCGACGAGCGAGCCGACTTGTCAAAACAGGCGGGTGCGAGGGCTCTCCCCGACGTGCGATTCGTTTCCGCCGACGGGAAGGAAATGAAGAGGATCACCAGCTTTCTCGGCCCGAACCTGTTCGCGGACGAGCTGCGCCAATTGCTAGGTGATGAGCCTGTCGACAACACAGTCGAAGAAGGCAAGAGCGTCGAGTTGCATGATCTCTCGCCCGAAGCAGACCAGCTGCGCGAGGCCTTCGTGAAGGCCAGCGGTAAAGTGAGAGTCGTAATGCTTGTCTCGCCTGGCTGA
- a CDS encoding NrdR family transcriptional regulator, which produces MNQAGSQQPNRGIECPRCGCRHFYTTHTEPLRDGRIRRRKECRHCSRKIVTYESPVQAPPNRV; this is translated from the coding sequence ATGAATCAGGCCGGCTCACAACAACCCAATCGCGGCATCGAATGCCCACGGTGCGGCTGCCGGCATTTCTACACCACGCATACGGAACCGCTGCGTGACGGCCGTATTCGCCGCCGCAAAGAGTGCCGGCATTGCAGCCGCAAGATCGTGACTTACGAGTCGCCGGTCCAGGCTCCTCCAAATCGCGTCTGA